ACCACTTTCGAAGCTTTTTGAAAGGTTTGAGGAATCAGGACGCCGAGTTCTTCAAAAAACTCTCTATCAACTTGCGCACGAATGAAGCTTTGAATTTCTTCTTTTGTGATCATGCGATTCATCACTCACTATTCGGTAAGCGGATTTTTACTTCATTTTTATTCGTTATGGAAGAGCGACCTGTTTTTTTATACAGCTTGTCAGACGAGTAGTGGCGTCAATTCGAATGTTACTTCTAGACTCAAGCGTCACCGAAAAAATGGCACATCCCCCAACACCGTCGCCCGCTGCATCACCCGCCGCGCCGGGCGGTAATCATCCACCGCGTGATGCTGGGTCACGCGGTTGTCCCAAAACGCGATGTCGTCTTTCTGCCAGCGCCAGCGGATGGTGAATTCCGGCCGTGTGGTGTGGGCGAACAGGAATTTCAGAATCACCTCGCTTTCCGTTTCCGACAGCTCATTGATCTTCGACGTGAACCCTTCATTGACGAACAACGACCGGCGCCCGCTCACCGGGTGCGTGCGAATCACCGGGTGCGATAACGGTGGGTTCTTGCGCCGGGCCTCTTCCCACTGGGCCAGCGCTTCTGGTGTATTGCCATAGCGTTCCAGCGGGAACGAACGGGTGAAATCGTGAGTAGCGGTCAGCCCTTCTAGCAAGGTTTTCATCGGCGTGGACAGCGCTTCATACGCCGCGATACCGCTGGCCCATAGCGTGTCGCCGCCAAATTCCGGCAGCAGTTTGGCGCTGAGCACCGCGCCCATGGCCGGGGTTGGCAGGAAGGTCACGTCGGTGTGCCAGATCGCGTTGTCCCGTACGTCTGTGACGGCGGTGTCGAGGATCAGCACTTCCGGCTGCTCAGGCACGTTCGGGTAGATTGGGTGAATGTGCAGGTCGCCGAAATAGGCGGCGAATCGCGCTTGTTGTTGCGGCTCGATCGGCTGGTCGCGGAAGAACAGCACTTGATGCTTGAGCAGCGCCTGTTCGATGGCGTCGCGTTGCTCCAGGTTCAGCGGCTGGCTGATGTCGACGCCGCTGATTTGCGCGCCGAGGGCGGAGCTTAAAGGGACGATGGTCAGGTGGCTCATGGTGGTTCTCTTTAATCCGGGGTTCCCACAATGAATATTCAATGAGCCTGGCCGTGCCATGGCACCAGTTTGCGTTGCAGCGCACGCAAGCCCATTTCCATGGCGAAGGCGATCAGCGCGATCACCAGAATCCCCAGCACCACCACATCAGTGACCAGAAATTGCGCGGCCGACTGCACCATGAAGCCCAAACCACTGGTGGCAGCGATCAATTCGGCGGCCACCAGCGTCGACCAACCGACACCCAGACCAATCCGCACGCCGGTCAAAATGTCCGGCAAGGCACTGGGCAGAATCACATGCCGAATCAACTGCGCCCGAGTCGCGCCCAACGACTGCGCGGCGCGCAATTTGGCCGGGTCGACGGTGCGCACGCCAGTGGCGGTGGCAATCGCGATCGGGGCGAAAATCGCCAGATAGATCAACAAGACTTTCGACAGCTCACCGATGCCGCACCAGATCACGATCAGCGGCAGATAAGCCAGCGGCGGAATCGGACGATAGAACTCGATCAGCGGATCGAGAATGCCGCGAGCGGTGCGGTTGTGGCCAATGGCGATGCCGACCGGCACGGCGGTCAGCACCGCGAAGCCCAGACCCAGGCCAATACGACTGAGGCTCGCGCCCAAATGCTGCCACAAGGTCGAATCCATGTAGCCGGTGGTCACCAGCAGCCAGCCTTTTTGCAGCACGGCGGAGGGTGGCGGCAGGAACAGTGGCTCGATCAAACCAGTGGCCGTCACGGCCCACCAGATCGCCAACAGCGCGATGAGAGTCAGCACGCTGATCCAGCGCGTGTTCAAACTGCGACGCA
The window above is part of the Pseudomonas sp. B21-048 genome. Proteins encoded here:
- the tauC gene encoding taurine ABC transporter permease TauC; this translates as MSTYEIPAATVKSGSTVIVLRRSLNTRWISVLTLIALLAIWWAVTATGLIEPLFLPPPSAVLQKGWLLVTTGYMDSTLWQHLGASLSRIGLGLGFAVLTAVPVGIAIGHNRTARGILDPLIEFYRPIPPLAYLPLIVIWCGIGELSKVLLIYLAIFAPIAIATATGVRTVDPAKLRAAQSLGATRAQLIRHVILPSALPDILTGVRIGLGVGWSTLVAAELIAATSGLGFMVQSAAQFLVTDVVVLGILVIALIAFAMEMGLRALQRKLVPWHGQAH
- the tauD gene encoding taurine dioxygenase, which gives rise to MSHLTIVPLSSALGAQISGVDISQPLNLEQRDAIEQALLKHQVLFFRDQPIEPQQQARFAAYFGDLHIHPIYPNVPEQPEVLILDTAVTDVRDNAIWHTDVTFLPTPAMGAVLSAKLLPEFGGDTLWASGIAAYEALSTPMKTLLEGLTATHDFTRSFPLERYGNTPEALAQWEEARRKNPPLSHPVIRTHPVSGRRSLFVNEGFTSKINELSETESEVILKFLFAHTTRPEFTIRWRWQKDDIAFWDNRVTQHHAVDDYRPARRVMQRATVLGDVPFFR